The following nucleotide sequence is from Saccharothrix texasensis.
ACGGCTTCCACCTGGCGCAGCGGGAGCTGGACCGGCTCGGTCTCGCCGACCGCAAGGGCGCGCCGGACACGTTCGACGTCCCCGGCTACGTCGACCTGCTCGGCCGGCTGAAGGCGGGCGGGCCCGACGTGGTGTACGCGCCGGAGTTCCGCCGCGAGATCGAGGAGCCGATCGCCTGCGCGGTCCCGGTCGACCCGGTCGTGCCGCTGGTCGTCACCGAGGGCAACTACCTGCTGATGCAGTACGACAAGTGGAAGCGCGTGCGGGTCGTGCTGGACGAGGCGTGGTTCCTGATGATCGACGAGGAGCTGCGGGTGGCGCGGCTGATCGACCGGCACGTCCGGTACGGGCGGTCGGCGCAGGACGCGCGCGAACGCGTGCTGCACGGCTCCGACCACGTGAACGCGCGCATGGTGAACGCGTCCAGGTCCGCCGCCGACCTGGTGATCACCGAGGTGCTGTGACCCGTCACGGCGTCGTCGAGGGCACCTCTTCGTCCACCGGCTTCTTCATCTCCTGCCGGTACCGGAACAGGCCGTAGGCGGTGCCGAAGACGAAGAACGCGATGCTGACGACGACCGCCACGGTCTCCAGCCACGGCACGGCGGTCAGCAGGCCCGCGCCGTAGTAGCCGGCCAGCACCAGCGTCGGCACCCACGCGACGGCGCCGATGGTGGTGGCGAGCATGAACCGCTTCGGGTCCATCCGCGCCGCGCCGGCGATCATCGGCGCCAGCGTGCGGACCCAGGGGATCCACCGGGCCAGCACGATCGCCCAGAAGCCTCGTCGGTCGAGGAAGTCGCGGGCCTTGGCGAGGTTCTCCTTGTTGAGGACCTTGCCGCCGCGGCGGGCCAGCAGGCGCGTGCCGGTGTGCCGGCCGATGTAGTAGCCGATCTGGTTGCCGACGACGGCCACGGCGAGCGCGACCCCCGAGAGCAGCCAGGCGGACAGCTCGCTGTCGTGCGACGCGAGCACCACACCGGCGGCGAACAGCAGCGAGTCGCCGGGCAGGAACAGGCCGAAGATGAACGCGCACTCGAAGAAGATGAAGCTCAGCGTGATCAGCCACACGGCCAGCGGGCCTGCGGAATCGAGCTGAACGAATGCGACGGTTTCGGACGTTGCGGACAACACCACGCCATGCAGCCTACGTGGGACACCGACCCGGGCTGGGCGACATGGGGATAACGCCTTGCCGAAGCCTCGACGTCGTCACGGTTCGCACGGGCCCGAACACGGGCTGGAGTGATCGCGGTCGCGGGGGTTAGCGTGGACGGATGGAGGCCTTGCTCGCCGAACTCCGCTCCGCCGTGGGTGCCGACGCGGTGCTGACCGACGTCGACGTCACCGCGAGCTACCAGCGCGACATGATGCCGCTCGCGCCCTACGGGCAGCCGCTGGCGGTGGTGCTGCCGACGTCGGCGGCGCAGGTGCAGGCGGTCGTGCGGGCCTGCGCGGCGGCGCGGACGCCGATCGTGCCGCGCGGCGCGGGCAGCGGGCTGTCCGGCGCGGCGAACGCCGTCGAGGGCTGCGTGGTGCTGGCGACCACGAAGATGAACGCGATCGTGGAAGTCGACCCGGACAACCGGCTGGCCGTGGTCGAACCGGGCGTGGTGAACCTCGACCTGCGCGGCGCGGTGGAGAAGCACGGGCTGTTCTACCCGCCCGACCCGTCCAGCTACGACTGGTGCACCATCGGCGGCAACCTGTCCACCAACGCGGGCGGGCTGTGCTGCGTGAAGTACGGCGTGACCACCGACTCCGTCCTCGGGCTGGACGTGGTGCTGGCCGACGGCGAGCTGCTGCGGACCGGTCGGCGGACCGTCAAGGGCGTGGCCGGGTACGACCTGACCAAGCTGTTCGTCGGCAGCGAGGGCACGCTCGGCGTGATCACCCGGGCGACCCTGGCGCTGCGGCCGCTGCCGCAGGCCCCGGCCACGCTGGTGGCCACGTTCGGCAGCACGGCGGCCGCGGGCGTGGCGGTGAGCCGCGTGGTGACCGAGGGCATCGTGCCGTCGTTGATGGAGATCATGGACCGCACGTCCATCCGGGCCGTGGAGCAGCACCTCAAGACCGACCTGAACGCGGGCGCGGCGCTGCTGCTGTGCCAGTCCGACTCGGGCGGCGAGGCGGGGCGGCACGAGCTGGCCGCGATCGAGCAGGCGTGCGTGGCGGCGGGCGCGGAGCTCGTCTACGCCACCGACGACCTCGGC
It contains:
- a CDS encoding nucleoside/nucleotide kinase family protein; its protein translation is MAGQRVKFDELVDRARLLVDTGERRLLGIGGAPGSGKSTLARRLVDALGEDAALVGMDGFHLAQRELDRLGLADRKGAPDTFDVPGYVDLLGRLKAGGPDVVYAPEFRREIEEPIACAVPVDPVVPLVVTEGNYLLMQYDKWKRVRVVLDEAWFLMIDEELRVARLIDRHVRYGRSAQDARERVLHGSDHVNARMVNASRSAADLVITEVL
- a CDS encoding DedA family protein, with translation MVLSATSETVAFVQLDSAGPLAVWLITLSFIFFECAFIFGLFLPGDSLLFAAGVVLASHDSELSAWLLSGVALAVAVVGNQIGYYIGRHTGTRLLARRGGKVLNKENLAKARDFLDRRGFWAIVLARWIPWVRTLAPMIAGAARMDPKRFMLATTIGAVAWVPTLVLAGYYGAGLLTAVPWLETVAVVVSIAFFVFGTAYGLFRYRQEMKKPVDEEVPSTTP
- a CDS encoding FAD-binding oxidoreductase gives rise to the protein MEALLAELRSAVGADAVLTDVDVTASYQRDMMPLAPYGQPLAVVLPTSAAQVQAVVRACAAARTPIVPRGAGSGLSGAANAVEGCVVLATTKMNAIVEVDPDNRLAVVEPGVVNLDLRGAVEKHGLFYPPDPSSYDWCTIGGNLSTNAGGLCCVKYGVTTDSVLGLDVVLADGELLRTGRRTVKGVAGYDLTKLFVGSEGTLGVITRATLALRPLPQAPATLVATFGSTAAAGVAVSRVVTEGIVPSLMEIMDRTSIRAVEQHLKTDLNAGAALLLCQSDSGGEAGRHELAAIEQACVAAGAELVYATDDLGEGRDLLTARRAVLTALEVYGAWLTDDVCVPRTKIADLIAGCERISESLGLRIAVVGHAGDGNMHPTIVYDPTSADEFARARRAFDDILALGLALGGTITGEHGVGKIKREWLAREIGPVGLRVHREIKRALDPENLFNPGSMFDLG